One genomic segment of Kiritimatiella glycovorans includes these proteins:
- a CDS encoding helix-turn-helix transcriptional regulator, which produces MDVSSNLWATLAEEGCRVSLPINEFEGYGIDSGLVVPQNLLLFVRTPRLRPADRKAVAHHRFVLMIVLKTPATVMVNEHSLYLPEGGALLIHPHQPHYYLIPRDPLAWMFITFDLPQPAYGPLRNRPVALGEAEAIQIRTLFDLYARRGVGSCALCTAALLRQMEFKTRGGPPPVRDDNDPRTRICQKINSYIYDHLDEPFSIDDLARDLGYSPSHLRLVFRESIHLPLGTFIRQTRIHHAQALLRESALSIKEIGFACGFSSPSAFCRSFQREVGVSPRAFRQRQRK; this is translated from the coding sequence ATGGACGTATCATCGAACCTCTGGGCGACGCTGGCGGAGGAGGGTTGCCGCGTATCGCTTCCGATCAATGAGTTCGAGGGATACGGGATCGACTCCGGACTGGTCGTACCGCAGAATCTGCTGCTGTTCGTGCGGACGCCGCGTCTGAGACCGGCGGATCGCAAGGCGGTGGCTCATCACCGCTTTGTCCTGATGATCGTGCTCAAGACCCCGGCGACGGTGATGGTTAACGAGCACAGCCTGTATCTGCCGGAAGGCGGGGCGTTGCTGATTCATCCGCATCAGCCGCACTACTATCTCATTCCGAGAGATCCTCTCGCATGGATGTTCATTACTTTTGATCTGCCGCAACCCGCGTATGGCCCGCTGCGCAACCGTCCGGTGGCCCTGGGCGAGGCCGAAGCGATACAGATTCGAACGCTCTTCGATCTCTACGCGCGGCGTGGTGTGGGCTCCTGCGCGCTGTGCACGGCGGCACTGCTGCGGCAGATGGAGTTCAAGACGCGGGGCGGACCGCCGCCGGTGCGCGACGATAACGATCCGCGAACGCGGATCTGTCAGAAGATCAATTCGTATATTTACGATCATCTTGACGAACCGTTCTCCATCGATGATCTGGCCCGCGACCTGGGCTATTCGCCGAGTCACCTGCGTCTCGTCTTCCGCGAGTCAATACATCTGCCGCTCGGCACCTTTATCCGGCAGACCCGCATCCATCACGCTCAGGCCCTGTTGCGGGAAAGTGCTCTTTCGATCAAAGAAATCGGCTTCGCCTGCGGCTTCAGCTCCCCGTCCGCCTTCTGCCGCAGCTTTCAGCGTGAGGTCGGTGTAAGCCCCCGGGCGTTCAGACAGCGTCAGCGAAAGTAG
- a CDS encoding sulfatase-like hydrolase/transferase yields MGCTRTDFLRSLCAGTLGAAAGPALAQSSPDAPNIILFLMDDQAWAGTSLVMDRYRPESNSDFFRTPNLESLGRQGMTFSFAYAAAPMCGPSRASIQYGQSPAKLLHTGNTDAGRCRGGTGLAQALKAARPEYRAAHFGKWHVFEEPGALGYDEHDGRTGNESQTGPEDDPKRVREITNKAVDFMNRQVEAGHPFFLQVSQYAVHTPIRARKDLAEKWEARPGGTCHDGATYAALTEEADLSLGAILTRVRELGIEDSTYIIYTSDNGGSVLQPDHEGVPEEINRPLSGGKLYLSEGGLRVPLVIKGPGIVPRGYTYMPAVGHDLYPTVLDMAGVSSVPPEVEGGSLLPVCTTPGEVPVNRPREGLVWHFPNPHVNYKKWRAESSVLWEDWKLIKIWDTGERRLFNLVTDPYEEYNLAAQFPSRADELEQKLSAYLKSVDAAPPAPDPSLRRRAIEFWNEAMLKRHGG; encoded by the coding sequence ATGGGATGTACACGGACGGATTTTCTTCGATCTCTCTGCGCGGGAACCCTTGGAGCTGCCGCCGGTCCGGCCCTTGCCCAATCGAGCCCGGATGCGCCGAACATCATTCTCTTCCTGATGGACGATCAGGCGTGGGCGGGGACCTCGCTGGTGATGGACCGCTACCGGCCGGAGTCGAACAGCGATTTTTTCCGCACGCCGAACCTGGAGTCGCTGGGGCGTCAGGGCATGACCTTCAGCTTTGCTTACGCCGCCGCGCCGATGTGCGGTCCGAGCCGGGCATCGATTCAATACGGCCAGTCGCCGGCTAAACTCCTGCACACCGGCAACACCGACGCCGGCCGCTGCCGGGGAGGAACGGGTCTGGCCCAGGCCCTGAAGGCGGCGCGTCCGGAGTACCGCGCCGCGCATTTCGGCAAGTGGCATGTCTTTGAAGAACCGGGTGCTCTGGGCTACGACGAGCACGACGGCCGCACCGGCAACGAATCGCAGACGGGGCCTGAGGACGATCCGAAACGGGTGCGTGAAATCACGAATAAGGCCGTCGACTTTATGAATCGCCAGGTGGAGGCGGGTCATCCCTTTTTCCTGCAGGTCTCCCAATACGCCGTCCATACGCCCATCCGCGCGCGAAAAGACCTTGCGGAGAAATGGGAGGCGAGGCCGGGAGGCACCTGTCACGACGGAGCGACTTATGCGGCCCTGACCGAGGAAGCCGACCTGTCGCTGGGCGCCATCCTGACCCGCGTCCGCGAGCTGGGGATCGAAGACAGCACGTACATCATCTACACCTCCGACAACGGCGGGTCGGTACTGCAACCCGATCACGAAGGCGTGCCGGAAGAGATCAACCGCCCCCTGAGCGGGGGCAAACTCTACCTCTCCGAGGGCGGTCTGCGCGTACCGCTGGTGATCAAAGGGCCGGGGATCGTGCCGCGCGGATACACGTACATGCCCGCCGTAGGCCACGACCTCTACCCCACGGTGCTCGACATGGCGGGCGTTTCATCCGTCCCGCCGGAGGTCGAGGGTGGAAGCCTGCTTCCGGTCTGCACGACCCCGGGCGAGGTCCCGGTGAATCGGCCGCGGGAGGGCCTCGTCTGGCACTTCCCGAACCCGCATGTCAATTACAAGAAGTGGCGCGCGGAATCGTCGGTTCTGTGGGAGGACTGGAAACTGATTAAAATCTGGGACACCGGCGAGCGACGGCTCTTCAATCTCGTCACCGACCCCTACGAGGAATACAACCTCGCCGCCCAGTTCCCCTCGCGCGCCGACGAGCTGGAACAGAAACTCTCCGCGTATCTTAAATCCGTAGACGCCGCCCCGCCCGCGCCGGATCCTTCGCTGCGACGGAGGGCGATCGAGTTCTGGAACGAGGCGATGCTGAAGCGGCACGGGGGATGA